TCTTCCCAGCTTTGTTTCGAGGCGATCTGAAGTGGGCAGTTATCATGTTTATTATTTCTGCCGTCGTCGGTCCATTTACGTTGGGAATCGGAGCTTGGATTAGCGGAATCATATTCTCATTCGTGTATAACAAGATTTATATTAAAGAACTATTGGAAAAGGGTTATCGTCCTGCTACCGAAGAAGCAAGAGCAGTACTTGAGAATAACCAAATTATTGCGAGAGTAGCATAGTTCGATTTCATGCGTAAAGCCTGGGACCTGAGTGAATCTTTCATTCAAGCTCCAGGCTTTACTATATTATATCCTCTAGCCTAATCGATGAAGCGGTTTGTGGACAAATGCTAAAGGTTGTGCAAAATGCCTTAGGACTCCTTGCGATAGGCCGAATATTACGATAGGATAGTTACGAACCATTTGGAAGGGGGATTGTCTTATGAATGAAGCGATTTTTAATCAATTGGATTTTGCCAGAGGAGCGACCTTAAAGTCGGTAGAACA
Above is a window of Paenibacillus sp. FSL K6-1330 DNA encoding:
- a CDS encoding DUF2628 domain-containing protein, producing the protein MKIYLKNDAGVTKQVKVGFSWTTLFFAFFPALFRGDLKWAVIMFIISAVVGPFTLGIGAWISGIIFSFVYNKIYIKELLEKGYRPATEEARAVLENNQIIARVA